A window of Drosophila sulfurigaster albostrigata strain 15112-1811.04 chromosome X, ASM2355843v2, whole genome shotgun sequence genomic DNA:
ATTCTTTCCTAGTCTCTGATTCTTTAGCACTCTAGTTGCTTATTCCTACTCAACTTTTAATCTAATCTCTTTCCACTTGCAGGCGATCGTGCGCGGCAATGAGAGCAATCCGGGCATCTACTATGAGTTCACATTGCCCGCCATGAATGTGAGCGCTGGGCGACAGCATCAGTGGCGTCTCAGCAACTGGACAGCCTGCTCCGTCAGCTGTGGCGGCGGTGTTCAGCATCGTGAGCCCATTTGCCATGAGAATGGTAAAGGTAAAGAATTGACTATGATTTAAAAGTCCTCATTCCTTTATGTACtcattaattatttcttatcAACAGTGTTGTCTGATAAGTTGCCTTGCTGGACGCATGCGAAGAACAAACGTCCGTTGCGACAGACCCGTGCCTGTGGCGAGCAACAGTGTCCGGCTCACTGGTGGCCCGGACCTTGGCAATTCTGCCCGGTTACTTGTAGGCAACCGGGTGCTCCGATGCCCCAGCGACGTCGCTCCGTTGTCTGTCTCGATCAGCACGATGTCGTTGTGACGGATGCCCAATGCAGCGCGCTGCCTCGGTTGCCCGAAACGGAGCCCTGCGAGGCTACGCTGCCCGAGTGCAGAGCAAAGCCCTGAGGCCAAACAGGAGATGGAAACTATTTATTTGCTACTAATAAATCTAAAGCTAATGTAAGTGAGAGCTGCAAATACTAAATCCCAGTTAGACAGTCAAGctacataatttattatacaattcGGTTCAATTTGTGCcgtggcgccatctagcgttCAGACATGGCATGCAAATTATGTAAGCCCCTTAATTCTAGTttgtaatattgtaatattgtaTTGTACGTATGTGAACTCAGTTCTTGGTAAATTTCCGCAATATTCTTTCATTGATTGTAAtgatgtttgttttttttttcgaaaatcgATCAGTGAAACTATTGGCATAAAATGCTTTCGATCTGTCCATTATAAACTTGATTTCCTTGCTCTTGATTATGTGCAATGTCCagaacatatttaataaacaaaactaatttcaTACCATGATTAgtagaaaatttttaaaaatatatataaaatgacaaaaaagaaaagaatgccTAAAAATTTGCACTTAAATGAAATACCTGACAAAAGTATTGTTGATCAAcgtttaatatacatatatattttttttataaataattttcgaaaaaGCTAACTATTCTAATAGTTATACAGTTAACTTTGGGCACATGAGCGTATGAACATATCGTGCTTAAAGCgatacatttacatttgatATATCTAATTCGATCCGAATGCATGCCGGGCATATAACAAATTGtacttaaaaagaaaaaagaaaaaaaaaacaaaatatatatttagaaaaggCAATTAATATTAGCATTACTTAATGAGAAACATTATAGATTCTAATGATGTATGTAGTATTATCTATGATCGATctataaattgtattgtatttttttaaaataagccgataaacataatcataataataataataataataataataatacacagTTATATGATGGCGTGATTGTTTAACTAGAAGCGCGTGTTGTCCGGCATTTTGCGGAAGTAGGCAACCTTATCCTTGGGCACTCGATAGCCATGCATCCAGCGGCTGCCCTTGCGCAGTGATCCATCGATGCCATCCTTCCACACGCCCTGCGGCAAATACACTGTAAGaaatgataattaaattagtGAATCGTGTGAGTGATTAACGGAAGTGTATTACCTTCGCGTTCCTCGCGACCTGCATCGAGAATGGGCGCCACAATGAGCTCCTCGCCCACGGAGAACTCATCGCTGACAATGAGACAGGCGGGATCATGGGGATCCAACATCCACAGCGGACGCACCAGGGGCAGACCCTCCGTCATCGATGAGTGCAAATACTTGTTGAGCAACTTGATCACCACCGTTTGTCGCACATTCTTCAGCTCCTGGGCAACGCGGGTCACCAGCTTGCTCTGGTATTCATCGGGCAGATGACTGAACTGCATCACAGGCAAAAACGTGGCCAGCTGCAGCCAGCGTATGAAGAGCTCCATGTCGGGCAGCGGCGGTTGAGCCAACGAGTAGAATGAAACCATTTTGGTGAGCGGTCGCTGAAGCAGATAATCGCCACCAATGGCGCCGGGCAAGACAAACGGATAACCGATGACGCCGTAGTTGAGCACAGCCGCGAGCGTTTCGCGGAGTCCCTCCCACGTTGAGTTCGCCGGCGGAGTGCTGACAAATGTCGGTGGCTTGGGCACCACACTTGCCGTCGACACCGCCATGAGTCCGGCACTCTCCAGGCTCTGGGTCAGCTTACGTGCATACTGATCGGGATTGTCGAGTGGCTGGCGGCATTGATAGTAATGCGGCAGATTGTAGCCGGTGCCCAGATCCAAATAGAAACTCTTGACACCGTACTCATCCTTTAGCCGCTGCAGCTTCTCCAGCAGCCAGGGCACCGACGCATTGTTCGTGATGTCCAGCACACCAGCGCTGGAGCTGCTCTTGTAGCGGGTGAGCGCCGGGATGCTGCGCTCCGAGTGGCGTTCATAGATGAGCAGCTTGCGTGCGACGGCATCCTTGAAGTTGGGACTGTCGGTGCTGATGAACGGCTGGATAGTGAAGACCACCTTAAAGCCACGGCGATGCAGCACAGCGATGGTGTCGTTCAGCGTGGGAAATCTCGAGCGATCGACGGTGAAGTCACCGATATTTTCCTGCCAAAACTCATTGATCACAATGTGCCCCAAACCGATGGCAATCGCATTCTCCGAATAGTCGCAAATGATCGATTCATTAAGTGAGTCACGATGCGCCTGATGTGGTATCTGCCACACTGGCTCCGCAAGCAACGGCTCCAGCTCCTCGGTGACGCCATTAAACAGCGGCTGCTGTGTCATCAGCATGTGCAGACTCCGCATATCTTCCGTCGTGCAAATCTTGTAGTCCAGCTGCGGCAATTCGGTCAAACGATTTACGAATGTGAAATCATCGTTGGCCGCCCGCAAACAAAACTGATTCTCGGTGCGATTGATGCCAAGCTGCAGTGGAGTGCGTTCATTCACCTGCATCGCCACGCCAATGGAGTTGATGAAATACCGTTTGACCGCATTGCCAAACTGATGCACCTTGTGATCGCCACTGGCATAGGGCATAAAGTCAAAGTTGGCATAGCTCAGCGACCACTCCTGACCCTTGGTAATGCCGCCTCCAAACCACAAGCCATTGTCCCGCTTCAGCTCATAGCAATCGGTGGGCAGCAGGCCGGGAGTCAACGCCTGCCACTGCAGCGTGTAGCAGCGAAAGACTTTCTTGTCCTCGAAGTTCATGTGGAGCCTCGCTATTCCGTTCCATTCGATGCACACGCTGCCATCACTGCGCCGATGATCCTCGAGGCAGTGAAACGGCGCCGTATCGCTGCCCAGCGTCACTCCCAGATGGCCCATGATCACCTCCTTGTCCTCGTGGCTGAGTATGCGAAAGATGCGATCCTTTGAATTAAACTTGATCTTCTGGAAGTAGCTCTTCGTCAGCACCTGCTGATGGTAGGCGACATAAGCGTAGCCAATCTGCAAGCCACAAAGGTTATTGCTCATTAATCTTAATATAATACGAGAGTATTATTAAGTAACTCACCAgaaagatgatgatgaagaacATCATGATCACAAAGATCTTAATCTTGTAGTCCTTTGTCTCCCGCTTCTTCTTGCGAATCAATTGTGGAAAGGCCTTTGGGAAGAACAGACAACGATAAGTTAACTAGTGTAATcacattgtgtgtgtttttatttcagcATTATTTGGAATTTCTCTAACATTTTTTCTGCCCATCGTTTTATACATTCCTTATCTTCTTTCTCACGCGTTTACTTTCTTTCTTGTCTCAAGGCTTTTATCACCTTTTGTACACCTAATTAGCTCGCCATATCAGTGTAGTTGCCTTTCTTCTGcctttttatcatttttttgcTAGGTACACCTATTCTTTACTTTTCTCTCCCATTTTGAATTCACTTTATTGATCAGTTTCCTATTTATGTTATTCATTCTTCTATGCATTCTTCTGACATTTCATGACGTAACTCTTTATATATCTTTCTCTACTTTCACTTATCTCTCGTATCATTTcactctttttattttcttaacttAGTTGTCGGAAACTTATTTACTTATTCCATGAATTTTTTCAATCTTCTGACTTCACCCCATTTTTTCTCCGATACACCTTTCTATACATTATACGAgtacttttttatttcttctgATTTCTTCTGATTTTTCAATACTTTTTAGCTAATCTCTCTTTGCTTTACATTTCAATCCACTGTCCTTTTCTTTCTCTATCATATCCATAAGTATTCTCCTCTTAGTTTTGATGGcatctaattaaatttgttattctttctatttttatttatttcttattctaATTTATTGCTTTACCTCTTCTATTTTGCTGTCTTTCACATTCTCtcactttttttgtataattatgaatttaatatttcattcttATTGACTTTACTTTCTATATCTCTGtgtttttccatttcccatAAATTTTCCCCAACTTTTTTTGCTCACCTGCATTTTCTCGCGCAACAAACTAGCCAAGGAGTTGACGCTGGTGATGGAGGCCTGGTTGCTTGCCACGCTGTGGGTGTCGAAATCACTTGCCAGCATCTCCTTGCTGTTAAGTCGCAGGGCGGGCAGCGGGGCGATGGAAGCGCGTCTTCGGCTGCGAAAGCGATcgctaagaaaaaaaaaaaaaaacaataagaaaagtaaatacaattttcttgTCGGTGAATgcccaataaaaaaaactcttttGACTATCTCTGAGTTGTGGTAATGTTTACGATCATGATCGTATTGCTGATAAACGATATTCCCCAGTGATATTCACCTATCAAAGTGCTGACAAACGTcttataaataatgaattatgcGACTCAGATATGAGTAGTAAAGACAAaagcacataaatattattagatGCTCTTCCAagacaagtattttttttcgtttttgtgaCAGTTGTCTATTCTCGTATCTCAACTGTCGATTTCAGAgcactaaaataatattatatatgacttCAAGTATTGACGTATAATGAATGTATCTTTGTGACGCTTGAGACAAATGTTGAAACCTATTGGATCATTAggtatacattttattttctctaaGAAATATATAGATCTCTTAAATTTTAGacttgcaaataataaataaactgacTGCTCTtgaaaagtaaagtaaaaatactttaagcatgaaaatataaacaaaaaaaatattgttgcgAAACTTGTAAATTTTAACGAGGCGTGAGATTTGTTTCAATTCTTATTTAGCCTGCGATTAGGTGTAGTTAAGAGCTGTTCTTATCGTGCTCACTTATCTCTGATTGTACACAAAAAAGAATAGTCTCTATGGTAGTCGACTAAATGATACCCTGCAAAGCATTGGATTCGAGTAGGGAAATTTCGATGAAAGCCTGTTTAATGTTGATCGTTGCGGCGTATTAAAACAGAAGGTTGAATGGATTATTTGTTCATTCAAAAGCCTTGGCGAAAAGCAACTTGATGACCCATTTTGCgtattgttttctttgtagAGTGTGAGTTTGTTACTTGGGGCTTATCTTTATGGCGACtttatgcaaatgcgaaaAGTTCGTGGCACAAAACAGAACCGTTAATGGATCGTAATAAACATGCTCGTAATTGATAAAGGCCTCTTTAAGCTTCGATGTGTGTACAATAAgtataagtatttatattcgtataaacatataaatatttgcatttactcGTATTTATTCTCGCATCCACAGATCTCTCAATGTGCAACGTGTTCGCGATAAggccataaataaatgttgtgtgTTGCCCCACAAAATTAGCACATTTGGCGAGcagaatatatacatatagttaACACAAAGACGACAACAAGTACGAATGTTACCTGTGTAACAAGTAATTATAGTAGTATTATAACttcttatatatgtatttattttattgcaatcgAGTCGAGAAATGTGCctgttgtgtgttgctttcTCTCCGTTGTTATCACGCCTAATCTCAACTATCTACTGAGCTGGGAAGCTACTTTAAGATATTAAAATCCCGACATCTCAGTtatgtacttatgtacatCTCCGTAgaataacacacacacgcctCACATCAGTTCAGTGCTATCTCCATACAAGTACATGTACATTACATTTATTCGTTGTTGCAATCAACAACGTTTTCATGCACGCCaacacatcaacaacaacgcttgattgtgtgtgtgtgtgtgtgtgtgtatttctgcCTTTCATTTACTTATCAACAACGAGCGAGATTTGCGTTTACCTTCATCTCCGCTCCCCTCCAACACCACCCACTGCCATCGCTATGACATTAATTCGcttaaactgcaaaattactCACAAgcacgcacaaacacacaagcacgcacacacacacacatacacacacacgtacggTTTTAAAAGCTATCTGCTCGAAACTTTTGTTGGGGGTTGAAAGCGCAAGCGCAACATCTGTTAAAGCTCACTGTTTGCTGTTAACTGTGCATCCGACTGTTACTGCACTGCTATTGCGCTGTTAGTTAACAGTCGACTGTTAAACGGTTTTCAATGTGCAATGTAATCAACTTTGGCTGcttattaattcaaatattcattgggttttttattgcattgcaatgaatttgatttatttaattaatttttttgctgATGTATCAGATAACAGCGTCTTACACTTGCACAAACCGGTTATTTCTATaggaaataaatttcatattttgtccAACTATATTTTTGAATGGCCAAACCTTAATAATTTCGGCGCAAGCTTTGTATTTGACAACTTTTCACTGTCTGGACACCGATTAACAACAAACTTGTGCTTCAACGTCCGTTTGACTGCATTTTAACTGTAAATTCAAGGTGGGAACAGATTTTGCTGTGGCTGGTATGTTAAAAAAGACACGTTCAAAAATATTCACATACCACCGACCCTTTTTTCCCATGCacaacattaaatttgaagcCAACTGGCGTGTCGTTAATGTAGTTTAAACAGAGTGAGTacaactacaaaacaaaattaaattaattaatttaattgcaagcTGAACTTTGGCATGAGGCGAGCAATGATCACTGTCTGGCAACGTATGAATAATTACAACGGGAAATGCTACAAAATACCCAACATTTAATAATAGGGTATGAAAAGCATATATTACGTTGGCAAAGCAATCGACTTCTGGATACCCTGTACAAAATGCTGAAGCatgcagaaaaagaaaaagtttttgcattttctacaaatgaatttaatgaaGCTAAAGTGTTCGAATCTGAAAAGTATTAAGAACACTTTCTTAGCAGGGCATTTGACAGTCTAGTAAGCTCTCCTGGTAAACTCTGACTAATTAACACTTGTATGTCAAGTGTTATTGAAAAATCTTAACTGAACTcagaaaactgaaactgaaactgaactgaaggTTTTCGAAGGTAAAGAATTCCGTGAATGTTCGTTGGATAACTCACCGATAAACTGGCTTCTTGGCATTGCCAAACTCATCGCTGctatcgtcgtcgtcgccgttgttGCCGTCATCCTTGTGATTGCCATTTGCATTCCCTGAATCGGGCGTCAGATTTACCGCTGTGGGCGTGCCCATGCTCGAGGCGGAAACATCGTCGACAATCTGCATAAAATTAGCAACGCATAAAACACGATTAttatcagcaacagcagcagcagcagcaattcattttattattttggtcAGATATCTTGCAGAatgaggcgaggcgaggcaacgtgacgtatacgtaatatatcAGCAGCCTGTCATATGACGCCTCCTGCCTGTTGTT
This region includes:
- the LOC133848508 gene encoding myogenesis-regulating glycosidase isoform X1; translated protein: MPQSKPQSLLAAQALNAQHGLPLELPYADEDDEQTKEKEKEQQPLLPATAIETRLSRKPSLGQRRNVDLPRLLVINELPAQPSTAPTPSPSPTPSPSPPANEKEREREHFGPGLRRNSISMPSGINSLELEAMRRRHQLQAQEALHEESQTESIVDDVSASSMGTPTAVNLTPDSGNANGNHKDDGNNGDDDDSSDEFGNAKKPVYRDRFRSRRRASIAPLPALRLNSKEMLASDFDTHSVASNQASITSVNSLASLLREKMQAFPQLIRKKKRETKDYKIKIFVIMMFFIIIFLIGYAYVAYHQQVLTKSYFQKIKFNSKDRIFRILSHEDKEVIMGHLGVTLGSDTAPFHCLEDHRRSDGSVCIEWNGIARLHMNFEDKKVFRCYTLQWQALTPGLLPTDCYELKRDNGLWFGGGITKGQEWSLSYANFDFMPYASGDHKVHQFGNAVKRYFINSIGVAMQVNERTPLQLGINRTENQFCLRAANDDFTFVNRLTELPQLDYKICTTEDMRSLHMLMTQQPLFNGVTEELEPLLAEPVWQIPHQAHRDSLNESIICDYSENAIAIGLGHIVINEFWQENIGDFTVDRSRFPTLNDTIAVLHRRGFKVVFTIQPFISTDSPNFKDAVARKLLIYERHSERSIPALTRYKSSSSAGVLDITNNASVPWLLEKLQRLKDEYGVKSFYLDLGTGYNLPHYYQCRQPLDNPDQYARKLTQSLESAGLMAVSTASVVPKPPTFVSTPPANSTWEGLRETLAAVLNYGVIGYPFVLPGAIGGDYLLQRPLTKMVSFYSLAQPPLPDMELFIRWLQLATFLPVMQFSHLPDEYQSKLVTRVAQELKNVRQTVVIKLLNKYLHSSMTEGLPLVRPLWMLDPHDPACLIVSDEFSVGEELIVAPILDAGREEREVYLPQGVWKDGIDGSLRKGSRWMHGYRVPKDKVAYFRKMPDNTRF
- the LOC133848508 gene encoding myogenesis-regulating glycosidase isoform X2, which produces MSSPNRSDRLSADEEDATSQLIAVKIVDDVSASSMGTPTAVNLTPDSGNANGNHKDDGNNGDDDDSSDEFGNAKKPVYRDRFRSRRRASIAPLPALRLNSKEMLASDFDTHSVASNQASITSVNSLASLLREKMQAFPQLIRKKKRETKDYKIKIFVIMMFFIIIFLIGYAYVAYHQQVLTKSYFQKIKFNSKDRIFRILSHEDKEVIMGHLGVTLGSDTAPFHCLEDHRRSDGSVCIEWNGIARLHMNFEDKKVFRCYTLQWQALTPGLLPTDCYELKRDNGLWFGGGITKGQEWSLSYANFDFMPYASGDHKVHQFGNAVKRYFINSIGVAMQVNERTPLQLGINRTENQFCLRAANDDFTFVNRLTELPQLDYKICTTEDMRSLHMLMTQQPLFNGVTEELEPLLAEPVWQIPHQAHRDSLNESIICDYSENAIAIGLGHIVINEFWQENIGDFTVDRSRFPTLNDTIAVLHRRGFKVVFTIQPFISTDSPNFKDAVARKLLIYERHSERSIPALTRYKSSSSAGVLDITNNASVPWLLEKLQRLKDEYGVKSFYLDLGTGYNLPHYYQCRQPLDNPDQYARKLTQSLESAGLMAVSTASVVPKPPTFVSTPPANSTWEGLRETLAAVLNYGVIGYPFVLPGAIGGDYLLQRPLTKMVSFYSLAQPPLPDMELFIRWLQLATFLPVMQFSHLPDEYQSKLVTRVAQELKNVRQTVVIKLLNKYLHSSMTEGLPLVRPLWMLDPHDPACLIVSDEFSVGEELIVAPILDAGREEREVYLPQGVWKDGIDGSLRKGSRWMHGYRVPKDKVAYFRKMPDNTRF
- the LOC133848508 gene encoding myogenesis-regulating glycosidase isoform X3 translates to MGTPTAVNLTPDSGNANGNHKDDGNNGDDDDSSDEFGNAKKPVYRDRFRSRRRASIAPLPALRLNSKEMLASDFDTHSVASNQASITSVNSLASLLREKMQAFPQLIRKKKRETKDYKIKIFVIMMFFIIIFLIGYAYVAYHQQVLTKSYFQKIKFNSKDRIFRILSHEDKEVIMGHLGVTLGSDTAPFHCLEDHRRSDGSVCIEWNGIARLHMNFEDKKVFRCYTLQWQALTPGLLPTDCYELKRDNGLWFGGGITKGQEWSLSYANFDFMPYASGDHKVHQFGNAVKRYFINSIGVAMQVNERTPLQLGINRTENQFCLRAANDDFTFVNRLTELPQLDYKICTTEDMRSLHMLMTQQPLFNGVTEELEPLLAEPVWQIPHQAHRDSLNESIICDYSENAIAIGLGHIVINEFWQENIGDFTVDRSRFPTLNDTIAVLHRRGFKVVFTIQPFISTDSPNFKDAVARKLLIYERHSERSIPALTRYKSSSSAGVLDITNNASVPWLLEKLQRLKDEYGVKSFYLDLGTGYNLPHYYQCRQPLDNPDQYARKLTQSLESAGLMAVSTASVVPKPPTFVSTPPANSTWEGLRETLAAVLNYGVIGYPFVLPGAIGGDYLLQRPLTKMVSFYSLAQPPLPDMELFIRWLQLATFLPVMQFSHLPDEYQSKLVTRVAQELKNVRQTVVIKLLNKYLHSSMTEGLPLVRPLWMLDPHDPACLIVSDEFSVGEELIVAPILDAGREEREVYLPQGVWKDGIDGSLRKGSRWMHGYRVPKDKVAYFRKMPDNTRF
- the LOC133848508 gene encoding myogenesis-regulating glycosidase isoform X4, whose product is MLASDFDTHSVASNQASITSVNSLASLLREKMQAFPQLIRKKKRETKDYKIKIFVIMMFFIIIFLIGYAYVAYHQQVLTKSYFQKIKFNSKDRIFRILSHEDKEVIMGHLGVTLGSDTAPFHCLEDHRRSDGSVCIEWNGIARLHMNFEDKKVFRCYTLQWQALTPGLLPTDCYELKRDNGLWFGGGITKGQEWSLSYANFDFMPYASGDHKVHQFGNAVKRYFINSIGVAMQVNERTPLQLGINRTENQFCLRAANDDFTFVNRLTELPQLDYKICTTEDMRSLHMLMTQQPLFNGVTEELEPLLAEPVWQIPHQAHRDSLNESIICDYSENAIAIGLGHIVINEFWQENIGDFTVDRSRFPTLNDTIAVLHRRGFKVVFTIQPFISTDSPNFKDAVARKLLIYERHSERSIPALTRYKSSSSAGVLDITNNASVPWLLEKLQRLKDEYGVKSFYLDLGTGYNLPHYYQCRQPLDNPDQYARKLTQSLESAGLMAVSTASVVPKPPTFVSTPPANSTWEGLRETLAAVLNYGVIGYPFVLPGAIGGDYLLQRPLTKMVSFYSLAQPPLPDMELFIRWLQLATFLPVMQFSHLPDEYQSKLVTRVAQELKNVRQTVVIKLLNKYLHSSMTEGLPLVRPLWMLDPHDPACLIVSDEFSVGEELIVAPILDAGREEREVYLPQGVWKDGIDGSLRKGSRWMHGYRVPKDKVAYFRKMPDNTRF